A genome region from Canis lupus dingo isolate Sandy chromosome 7, ASM325472v2, whole genome shotgun sequence includes the following:
- the CAMSAP2 gene encoding calmodulin-regulated spectrin-associated protein 2 isoform X6, translating to MSAHLAMIDTLMMAYTVEMVSIEKVIACAQQYSAFFQATDLPYDIEDAVMYWINKVNEHLKDIMEQEQKLKEHHTVEAPGGQKARYRKEQTLLKQLPCIPLVENLLKDGTDGCALAALIHFYCPGVVRLEDICLKETMSLADSLYNLQLIQEFCQEYLNQCCHFTLEDMLYAASSIKSNYLVFMAELFWWFEVVKPSFVQPRVVRPQGAEPVNDMPSIPVLNAAKTDILDSSCSSDFTASGEGAAFTQSHHHLPSRHSRPQAHSSASGGIRRSSSMSYVDGFIGTWPKEKRSSVHGVSFDISFDKENTVHRSTPNRGITRSISNEGLTLNNNRVSKNTRKNLSFKPVNGEDEAESIEEELNIDSHSDLKSYMPLNTNELNSNENIHYKLPNGALQNRVLLDEFGNQIETPSIEEALQIIHDTEKSPHTSQSDHIANGFFLHNQEMSILNSNIKLNQSSPDTITDTKGALSPITDNTEVDTGIHVPSEDIPETMDEDSSLRDYTVSLDSDMDDASKFLQDYDMRTNNTREALSPCPSTVSTKSQPGSSASSSSGVKMTSFAEQKFRKLNHTDGKSSGSSSQKTTPEGSELNIPHVVAWGQIPEEAGLPQGRDTTQLLASEMVHLRMKLEEKRRAIEAQKKKMEAAFTKQRQKMGRTAFLTVVKKRGDGISPLREEAAGAEDEKVYTDRAKEKDSQKANGQRSKSLADLKESMETPQAKWLKSPTTPVDPEKQWNLASPSEETLNEGEILEYTKSIEKLNSSLHFLQQEMQRLSLQQEMLMQMREQQSWVISPPQPSPQKQIRDFKPSRQAGLSSAIASFSSDAPRPTHPSPQSSNRKSTSFSVKNQRTPRPNELKITPLNRTLTPPRSVDSLPRLRRFSPSQVPIQTRSFVCFGDDGEPQLKESKPKEEVKKEELESKGPTGQYVHKPEEKEIKPLESTVSEVLSQPITETVCLTPNEDQLNQPTEPPPKPVIPPAAPKNVNLIEVSLSDLKPPEKVDVSVEKYDGESDKEQFDDDQKVCCGFFFKDDQKAENDMAMKRAALLEKRLRREKETQLRKQQLEAEMEHKKEETRRKTEEERQKKEDERARREFIRQEYMRRKQLKLMEDMDTVIKPRPQIAKQKKQRPKSIHRDHIESPKTPIKGPPGSRIYRVFSVSSLSLASLNTGDNESVHSGKRTPRSESVEGFLSPSRCGSRNGEKDWENASTTSSVASGTEYTGPKLYKEPSAKSNKHIIQNALAHCCLAGKVNEGQKKKILEEMEKSDANNFLILFRDSGCQFRSLYTYCPETEEINKLTGIGPKSITKKMIEGLYKYNSDRKQFSHIPAKTLSASVDAITIHSHLWQTKRPVTPKKLLPNKA from the exons gCTCGTTATAGGAAGGAGCAAACATTGCTCAAGCAATTGCCTTGCATTCCATTGGTAGAAAATTTGTTGAAAGATGGTACAGATGGCTGTGCTTTAGCTGctcttattcatttttactgtcCTGGTGTTGTCAGATTAGAAG ATATTTGTTTGAAAGAAACCATGTCTTTGGCTGATAGCCTATATAATCTGCAGCTGATTCAAGAATTTTGCCAAGAATATTTGAACCAGTGTTGCCATTTCACCCTGGAAGACATGCTGTATGCCGCTTCATCCATAAAG AGTAATTATCTGGTGTTCATGGCAGAGCTCTTCTGGTGGTTCGAGGTCGTGAAGCCCTCATTTGTGCAGCCTCGTGTTGTTCGTCCCCAAGGAG CTGAACCTGTGAATGATATGCCTTCAATTCCTGTCTTGAATGCAGCCAAAACAGACATCTTGGACAGTTCATGTAGTTCTGACTTCACTGCAAG TGGGGAAGGCGCTGCATTTACACAGTCTCATCATCATTTGCCTTCTAGACATTCACGCCCCCAAGCTCATTCTTCGGCCtcag GAGGAATTAGAAGATCTTCATCTATGTCCTATGTTGATGGTTTCATAGGGACATGGCCCAAAGAGAAAAG atCATCAGTGCATGGAGTTTCGTTTGATATTTCTTTTGATAAAGAAAATACTGTACACAGATCCACTCCAAACCGAGGAATCACTCGTTCTATTAGTAATGAAGGACTAACTCTGAACAATAATCGTGTATCTAAAAATACTAGGAAAAATTTGTCCTTCAAGCCAGTAAATGGAGAAGATGAAGCAGAAAGCATTGAAGAAGAGCTTAATATAGACTCTCACAGTGACCTCAAATCTTACATGCCCCTTAATACAAATGAACTAAATTCTAATGAGAACATTCACTATAAGCTTCCAAATGGAGCTTTACAAAATAGAGTACTTCTTGATGAGTTTGGCAATCAGATCGAGACACCAAGCATTGAAGAAGCATTACAAATAATTCATGATACTGAAAAATCTCCCCATACATCTCAGTCAGACCACATTGCGAATGGCTTCTTTCTTCATAACCAGGAAATGAGTATCCTAAATTCAAACATCAAGCTAAATCAGTCTAGTCCTGATACCATAACTGATACAAAAGGTGCCTTGAGTCCCATAACTGACAATACTGAAGTAGACACTGGAATTCATGTTCCTTCAGAAGATATCCCTGAAACCATGGATGAAGATTCTTCTTTGAGAGATTATACTGTAAGCTTAGACTCTGACATGGATGATGCATCTAAATTTCTTCAGGATTATGATATGAGAACCAACAACACCAGAGAAGCTTTGAGTCCTTGTCCAAGTACTGTGAGCACCAAGTCTCAGCCAGGTAGCAGTGCTTCCTCTAGTTCTGGAGTTAAAATGACCAGTTTTGCTGAACAGAAATTCAGGAAACTGAATCATACTGATGGGAAAAGTAGCGGGAGCAGTTCTCAGAAAACTACACCAGAGGGCTCTGAACTTAACATTCCTCATGTGGTTGCTTGGGGACAAATTCCAGAAGAAGCAGGCCTTCCCCAAGGCCGGGACACTACCCAGCTCTTGGCCTCTGAAATGGTGCATCTTAGGATGAAACTGGAAGAAAAGCGGCGTGCTATCGAAGCCCAGAAGAAGAAGATGGAGGCCGCGTTCACTAAGCAGAGGCAGAAGATGGGAAGGACAGCATTTCTTACTGTCGTGAAAAAGAGAGGGGACGGCATTTCCCCGCTTCGAGAGGAAGCAGCCGGTGCGGAAGATGAGAAAGTGTATACTGAtagagcaaaagaaaaggattcaCAAAAGGCTAATGGACAGAGGAGTAAGTCCCTGGCAGATCTAAAGGAAAGTATGGAGACCCCTCAAGCCAAATGGCTGAAGTCTCCAACCACACCCGTTGATCCAGAGAAGCAGTGGAACCTGGCAAGCCCCTCAGAGGAGACTTTAAATGAGGGAGAGATCTTGGAATATACAAAGTCCATTGAAAAGCTAAATTCATCTCTGCATTTTCTACAACAAGAAATGCAGCGCTTGTCACTGCAGCAGGAGATGTTAATGCAGATGAGGGAACAACAGTCATGGGTGATTTCCCCTCCTCAGCCCTCTCCGCAAAAACAGATCCGAGATTTTAAACCTTCCAGGCAGGCAGGCCTGTCGTCAGCCATTGCATCCTTCTCGTCAGACGCCCCCCGTCCTACCCATCCATCTCCACAGTCTTCCAACAGGAAGAGCACatctttttctgttaaaaatcaaAGGACTCCTAGGccaaatgaactaaaaataaCGCCTCTGAATCGAACACTGACGCCCCCTCGGTCTGTGGATAGTCTTCCTCGGTTACGGAGGTTTTCACCAAGTCAAGTTCCTATTCAGACTAGGTCATTTGTATGTTTTGGGGATGATGGAGAGCCTCAATTAAAGGAATCCAAACctaaggaagaagttaaaaagGAGGAACTGGAATCCAAAGGGCCCACAGGACAGTATGTACATAAACCGGAAGAAAAGGAGATCAAGCCTCTTGAGTCAACAGTTTCCGAAGTCCTGTCGCAGCCTATCACGGAGACTGTGTGTCTGACTCCAAATGAGGACCAGCTGAACCAGCCCACAGAGCCGCCTCCTAAACCTGTTATCCCACCTGCTGCTCCTAAAAATGTTAATCTGATTGAAGTTTCCCTCTCTGATCTGAAACCTCCTGAAAAGGTTGATGTATCTGTTGAAAAATATGATGGAGAAAGTGATAAAGAACAATTTGATGATGACCAGAAAGTATGCTGTGGGTTCTTTTTTAAG GATGatcaaaaagcagaaaatgataTGGCAATGAAACGGGCAGCTTTGTTGGAGAAACGACtgcggagggagaaggagactcagCTTCGCAAGCAGCAGCTAGAAGCAGAGATGGAGCATAAGAAAGAAGAAACGAG GCGTAAAACTGAGGAAGAGCGTCAGAAGAAGGAAGATGAGCGAGCGCGCAGAGAATTTATCAGACAAGAGTACATGAGGCGAAAACAATTGAAACTAATGGAAGACATGGATACAGTAATCAAACCCCGTCctcaaatagcaaaacaaaaaaaacagcgcCCAAAATCTATTCACAGAGATCATATTGAGTCTCCCAAAACACCAATAAAAGGTCCTCCAG gaTCACGAATTTATCGTGTTTTTTCAGTCTCTAGCCTTTCTTTGGCATCACTGAACACAGGTGACAACGAGAGTGTGCATTCAGGCAAGAGGACACCAAG ATCTGAGTCTGTAGAAGGCTTCCTGTCTCCAAGTCGTTGCGGCAGTCGAAATGGGGAGAAGGACTGGGAAAATGCATCGACAACCTCTTCAGTAGCTTCTGGAACAGAATACACAG GACCAAAGCTCTACAAAGAACCCAGTGCAAAATCCAATAAGCACATAATACAGAATGCTTTAGCTCATTGCTGTTTGGCTGGAAAAGTAAATGAaggtcagaagaaaaaaatactggag gaaatggagaagtcAGATGCCAACAACTTTTTAATCTTGTTCCGGGATTCAGGCTGCCAATTCAGGTCTTTGTATACTTATTGCCCAGAAACTGAAGAAATTAACAAACTGACGGGGATAGGCCCTAAATCTATCACTAAAAAAATGATTGAGGGACTTTACAAATATAATTCTGACCGGAAACAGTTTAGCCACATACCTGCTAAAACTTTATCTGCCAGTGTTGATGCGATTACCATTCATAGTCATTTATGGCAGACCAAGAGACCAGTAACACCCAAAAAACTTCTGCCCAATAAAGCATAG